One Plasmodium reichenowi strain SY57 chromosome Unknown, whole genome shotgun sequence genomic window, AGAGTGTATTGTTaaaatagtaatatatattatgaatgaattatataaataaaatatattacaatttactggataaaaaaattgatgtaatattacattatatatttaatatttcatacATATTGTAGTATTtgcataatatatatatatatatataatataatatactaagtaaaaattttaaaaatatatatattatattatatatatatatatataatttattttggaatattattataaaatatatcaatattaataaaatgtaaaaacatgttattttattacttatataaaaaaagcattttttgtaaatataaaaaacaaataattaATACTTTAATCAATTATTTGTAAACTTAGAATGTgggataataatataatataatggtaaaatctataaatatatataaatttattcGTATTAGgataaaaacaaaaaacaaataaaaaaggattTCTAATTTCATAAAGgaaaattaattaaatcattatttaaatataaatatgaaatttttttatattaatatatttctgTTATTTGTTTCCTTGAGacattttatatcattatataaggtatatatatatgaaatatgtatatgaCAATATGAAAATTCTTAT contains:
- a CDS encoding exported protein (hyp15), with product MKFFYINIFLLFVSLRHFISLYKDYDKK